A single window of Cytobacillus dafuensis DNA harbors:
- a CDS encoding sigma-54-dependent Fis family transcriptional regulator, translated as MSPVNFLNQRKIIDLSWKRCHSFGLSPTDSINDFSLMEKDLQEVIKKNEYLIKHSTYILEKLYPTFQSSGLVTVIVDKNGTILHKMGKLDIEESFEYMSVGSNWSEEIKGTNAIGLVIHEKKPIITHAEHHFFVTNHFLTCAASPIYSPTGEFIGAVNISARKELYHPLTISLASIIAEAVQNRLLLEHKNHEKLLTLKEIDHTTNLFSYPLLTLDEDKKIIRANQTARQLLGDDCIGKEFHAKQGNLVEILSDQTNKIFRSIVSLHKTNQKFSQDIKLYTTHDIIGSCESIVRVKKVVNKASFSDYPIIIYGESGTGKELIAQSLHTAGPRKMKPFIALNCSAIPESLIESELFGYERGAFTGAKREGAPGKFETADGGTIFLDEIGDMPLKAQAVLLRVLQEKIVTRIGGSIVRFIDTRVIAATNKNLREEVQAGRFREDLYYRLKGIFITLPPLRNRTDIIELAEHFITELETPSKTLSEEAKQKLISYLWPGNIRELKSVLMQASFFAEGNEIKGEDLHFEDEYELQLNRKDSEEKIPLSLNNTEKAAILKALQSVEWNISKAANILQISRNTLYLKIKKYNLEK; from the coding sequence ATGTCACCCGTAAATTTTTTAAATCAAAGGAAGATAATTGATCTTTCTTGGAAGCGATGTCATAGTTTTGGACTTTCACCCACAGATTCCATTAATGATTTCTCATTAATGGAAAAGGACTTACAAGAAGTAATAAAAAAGAATGAGTATTTGATTAAACATAGTACATACATTTTAGAAAAGCTTTACCCTACTTTTCAATCAAGTGGACTTGTAACAGTTATTGTTGATAAGAATGGCACGATCCTTCATAAAATGGGAAAGTTAGACATTGAAGAGTCATTTGAATATATGTCCGTTGGCTCTAATTGGTCCGAAGAAATAAAAGGAACAAATGCAATTGGGCTAGTTATTCATGAAAAAAAACCTATCATAACTCACGCTGAACACCATTTCTTTGTTACAAATCACTTTCTTACATGTGCAGCAAGTCCCATATATTCGCCAACTGGAGAGTTCATCGGGGCTGTTAATATCAGTGCGAGAAAAGAGTTATATCACCCACTTACGATATCCTTAGCGAGTATAATTGCTGAAGCAGTACAGAATCGGCTGCTCTTGGAGCATAAAAACCACGAAAAGCTATTGACATTAAAAGAAATAGATCATACAACAAACTTATTCTCTTATCCACTTCTTACACTTGATGAAGATAAAAAGATCATTCGTGCAAACCAAACAGCACGTCAACTTTTAGGTGATGATTGTATTGGAAAAGAGTTTCACGCTAAACAAGGCAATTTGGTAGAAATATTATCCGATCAAACAAATAAAATATTTCGTTCTATTGTTTCTCTACACAAAACTAACCAAAAATTTTCTCAAGACATAAAACTTTACACAACACATGATATCATCGGATCATGTGAATCGATTGTTCGGGTTAAGAAGGTTGTTAATAAAGCTTCCTTCTCGGATTATCCTATAATCATTTATGGAGAAAGCGGTACGGGTAAAGAACTAATAGCACAATCTCTACATACGGCTGGACCACGTAAAATGAAACCATTTATTGCGTTAAATTGTAGTGCAATACCTGAAAGTTTGATTGAAAGTGAACTATTCGGTTACGAACGAGGTGCTTTTACTGGTGCTAAACGGGAAGGGGCTCCTGGAAAATTTGAAACAGCGGATGGAGGAACCATATTCCTCGATGAAATTGGTGATATGCCATTGAAGGCGCAAGCGGTTTTACTCCGCGTTTTACAAGAAAAAATAGTGACCAGAATTGGCGGAAGTATAGTCAGATTCATCGATACAAGAGTGATAGCTGCAACAAACAAAAATTTGCGTGAAGAGGTACAAGCAGGAAGATTTAGAGAAGATTTATACTACCGATTGAAAGGGATTTTTATTACATTGCCGCCTCTTCGTAATAGAACCGACATTATAGAGCTTGCAGAACACTTCATAACAGAGCTGGAAACTCCATCTAAAACCTTATCTGAAGAAGCTAAGCAGAAACTAATCTCCTATCTTTGGCCTGGGAACATACGGGAACTCAAAAGTGTCCTCATGCAAGCCTCCTTTTTTGCAGAAGGTAATGAAATAAAGGGTGAGGATTTACATTTTGAAGACGAGTATGAACTGCAATTGAATAGGAAAGATTCTGAAGAGAAAATACCCCTTTCACTTAACAACACAGAAAAAGCTGCAATTTTAAAGGCATTACAATCAGTAGAATGGAACATAAGTAAAGCTGCGAATATTTTACAAATTAGTAGAAATACGTTATATCTAAAAATAAAAAAATATAATTTGGAGAAATAG
- a CDS encoding GNAT family N-acetyltransferase — MENIKLKNEIVCLKVMDESDIDEIFEASKDQSIWQHATQNITTKEDVIHYVQKALMAKEQGIEIPFVIINQKTNQIIGSTRLMDIHLEHKRLEIGSTWLHPNYWRTAINTNCKYLLLRYCFENINLQRVQLKTDHANLRSQKAIERIGAIKEGILRNHMIRQDGTVRHTVMYSITKEQWPEVKEHLEHLISK, encoded by the coding sequence ATGGAGAATATCAAATTAAAAAACGAAATTGTTTGTTTAAAAGTAATGGATGAAAGTGATATTGACGAGATTTTTGAAGCATCCAAAGATCAATCCATTTGGCAGCATGCGACGCAGAACATTACCACGAAAGAGGACGTTATTCACTACGTACAAAAAGCACTTATGGCAAAAGAGCAGGGAATAGAAATTCCCTTTGTTATCATTAATCAAAAGACAAATCAAATCATCGGTTCGACTAGATTGATGGATATACATTTAGAACATAAGCGATTAGAAATTGGTTCAACATGGCTACATCCAAACTATTGGCGTACTGCTATCAATACAAATTGTAAGTATTTGCTGCTAAGGTACTGTTTTGAAAATATAAACCTACAACGCGTACAACTCAAAACAGATCATGCGAATTTACGTTCACAAAAGGCCATTGAACGAATCGGAGCGATAAAAGAAGGCATCCTTCGCAACCATATGATTCGCCAAGATGGCACAGTACGTCATACCGTTATGTACAGTATTACAAAGGAACAATGGCCAGAAGTAAAGGAACATCTTGAGCACTTAATAAGTAAATAA
- a CDS encoding GNAT family N-acetyltransferase — translation MIINKQEFYVNGLNYTVRSAIEKDAKDLSELRVQIDGETENLDREQGEAFIDVPGFEHIIKTDTESKRNLFLVAVVHDRIVGFSRCQGNQLKRFSHKVEFGVCVLKEYWGYGIGKNLLQESISWADSNDIKKITLNVLETNDNAIKLYKKLGFEIEGVLKNDKILSDGNYYNTIIMGRFNE, via the coding sequence ATGATAATTAACAAGCAAGAGTTTTATGTTAATGGGCTAAATTATACTGTTAGATCGGCAATCGAAAAAGATGCAAAAGATTTGTCTGAATTAAGAGTACAGATTGATGGAGAGACCGAAAATTTAGACAGAGAACAAGGCGAGGCATTCATAGATGTACCCGGTTTTGAACATATCATTAAAACAGATACTGAAAGTAAAAGGAATTTATTCTTAGTTGCGGTCGTTCATGATCGGATTGTCGGGTTTTCAAGATGCCAAGGAAATCAATTGAAAAGATTCTCTCATAAAGTAGAATTCGGAGTCTGCGTATTAAAAGAGTATTGGGGATACGGTATTGGGAAAAATCTTTTACAAGAATCTATTTCTTGGGCTGACTCCAATGATATTAAAAAAATCACTTTGAATGTTTTAGAAACGAATGATAATGCCATAAAACTCTATAAAAAGCTTGGCTTCGAAATAGAAGGTGTATTAAAAAATGACAAAATCCTTTCTGATGGCAACTACTATAACACTATTATTATGGGAAGATTTAACGAATGA
- a CDS encoding LysR family transcriptional regulator — MEIQQLRAFLSVAQTKNFTKSADLMYISQSTVTMRIKALEQTLGKKLFERDNRQVLLTNAGKELLDYAKRIVELVDEGARKLNLEERFESSLVVGSLHSLWDYLLFPIMKDFQAKNPKMALRFITGHSWDIVQQILDGVIDFGVVYIPPSHAEIEVIEFKKEEIKLVAKADHHFTEEIDLSTLSTLPYIHMDWGPSYKKWFEECIGKQLFALQVDHASLYIQYLRSDHLIGLLPAAIADTLIQQGELASLRFRSKIKPPLIQSYIIYPKRKLEAVKPLLDHMMKSTVNGII; from the coding sequence ATGGAGATCCAACAGCTTCGTGCTTTTCTGTCTGTCGCCCAGACGAAAAACTTCACGAAATCAGCCGATTTAATGTATATATCACAATCAACCGTAACGATGCGTATTAAAGCGCTGGAACAAACGCTTGGCAAAAAACTGTTTGAAAGAGATAATCGCCAAGTTCTTCTGACTAATGCTGGCAAGGAGCTGCTAGACTATGCGAAGAGGATTGTTGAGCTTGTTGACGAAGGGGCTAGAAAGCTCAACTTGGAGGAAAGATTTGAAAGCTCATTAGTCGTTGGAAGCCTGCATTCATTATGGGATTATTTACTTTTCCCAATTATGAAAGATTTTCAAGCAAAGAACCCGAAAATGGCTCTTCGTTTTATTACCGGACATTCATGGGATATCGTTCAGCAAATCCTTGATGGTGTCATTGATTTTGGCGTGGTCTATATCCCGCCTTCACATGCTGAAATTGAGGTAATTGAGTTTAAAAAAGAGGAGATTAAGCTTGTTGCTAAAGCTGATCATCATTTTACTGAAGAAATCGATCTCAGTACATTAAGTACATTGCCTTATATTCATATGGATTGGGGACCTAGCTATAAAAAATGGTTTGAAGAGTGCATTGGAAAGCAATTGTTTGCCTTACAGGTGGATCATGCCTCCCTGTATATTCAATATTTACGAAGTGATCATCTTATTGGACTGCTGCCTGCTGCCATTGCTGATACACTCATCCAACAAGGTGAGCTTGCATCACTCCGCTTTCGATCCAAAATAAAGCCCCCATTAATCCAAAGCTATATAATTTATCCGAAACGCAAGTTGGAAGCAGTAAAGCCTTTGCTTGACCATATGATGAAAAGCACTGTTAATGGAATTATATAA
- a CDS encoding MDR family MFS transporter: protein MKAIRLLLVNSFLMNVSFFAFIPFLSAYITGSLALSAGIAGLVLMIRQLTQQGTSFLSGILGDRFDYRLMISTGMVLRGAGFLLFAICTTPLELIAAAIITGLGGSLFEPTSKAALSIFTPPAKRGDVFALDKIVRHSGIICAGILGGVLLQLDFFYSSLVCGGIFIFSGVITFMNLPNEKVAVPKQSLADSWEKVKSDRLFIFFTISMIGFWFMFMQLYLTIPLHAAKVFNSPTFVSSLFIVYGVIVVFLQYPLQKWTRRFQRLSVIKMGMSIMGAGILLIGISNSILLFWAGFCIYAIGIMLVEPTSYEYTAEIAPPQFSASYFGFSLLAMAVGGGISQGAGGWMYEHMPQVNWLVGAIAGISSALCIHVLQAWNKRASSRRKYSVR, encoded by the coding sequence ATGAAAGCAATACGATTATTATTAGTAAATTCATTTCTCATGAATGTTAGTTTTTTCGCTTTTATTCCTTTTTTATCTGCTTATATTACTGGAAGCTTAGCACTTTCTGCTGGAATTGCTGGTCTCGTCTTGATGATCCGGCAATTAACACAGCAAGGAACATCATTTTTATCAGGGATACTGGGAGATCGCTTTGATTACAGATTGATGATTAGTACCGGTATGGTTTTACGCGGAGCAGGCTTTCTATTGTTTGCCATTTGCACAACACCGCTTGAGTTAATTGCTGCGGCCATTATTACTGGTTTAGGAGGGTCATTATTCGAGCCAACAAGTAAAGCGGCACTATCTATCTTTACTCCTCCTGCCAAACGCGGCGATGTTTTTGCTCTAGATAAGATCGTACGCCATTCGGGGATCATTTGTGCGGGAATATTGGGTGGAGTTTTATTACAGCTTGACTTTTTCTACTCTTCCTTAGTATGCGGTGGAATTTTCATTTTCAGCGGGGTGATTACCTTTATGAATCTTCCTAATGAAAAAGTCGCAGTTCCGAAGCAATCCCTTGCTGATTCTTGGGAAAAAGTGAAATCAGATCGGTTGTTTATCTTCTTTACGATCAGCATGATTGGGTTTTGGTTCATGTTTATGCAATTGTATTTGACCATTCCTCTGCATGCTGCAAAGGTATTCAACAGCCCAACTTTTGTCTCAAGTCTATTTATTGTTTATGGAGTGATCGTCGTTTTTCTCCAATATCCCCTGCAAAAATGGACAAGAAGGTTTCAGAGATTATCTGTTATTAAAATGGGCATGAGTATTATGGGAGCAGGAATTCTGCTAATAGGGATATCTAATAGCATTCTATTATTTTGGGCGGGATTCTGTATATATGCGATTGGCATTATGCTTGTAGAACCAACATCTTATGAATACACAGCAGAAATAGCTCCTCCTCAATTTTCAGCCAGCTATTTTGGTTTTTCCCTTCTTGCAATGGCAGTTGGCGGTGGAATTAGTCAAGGAGCTGGCGGATGGATGTATGAGCATATGCCTCAAGTAAATTGGCTGGTTGGTGCAATAGCTGGTATTAGCTCAGCTTTATGTATTCACGTACTTCAAGCATGGAACAAGAGGGCTAGTTCCAGAAGGAAATATAGCGTTAGATAA
- the pdxR gene encoding MocR-like pyridoxine biosynthesis transcription factor PdxR: MELPIYLEQGKAMYIQIYEQIKTAVLHKILVPQSKLPSKRLLATQLGVSVHTVREAYDQLLAEGYIMSRERSGYFVSAFEQEWQPAASNKPNIESTESLNQQVLIDFNSGHVDATLFPYHIWKRLIRQHIEEASLVNSPWQGEWTLRTEISKYVGRSRGVQCEESQVFLYSGTQMQLQDLCQFFGLDICVGMEEPGFIRVKAVFEKLRLKVFPIQVDHHGVTIPIEKLDLLYTTPAHQFPLGMIMPLERRMGLLKWANEQNSLIIEDDYDSEFRFDGLPIPSFAQIDQLQHVIYFGTFSKSLIPSMRMSYMILPKSLVEAFEKFNRHQKSTVSRVEQLTVADFMKEGYFERHLAKMRTAYRKKHLTLLQAIETYLPKEFEIIGENSGLHIVLKLPHYLTEQRAIQKAIDLGIRIYPASISYIEEPNTHMVILGYGGLTNDEIREGIFKLAETWLYNCPLVPHIRTNDKSASPRL; encoded by the coding sequence ATGGAACTGCCCATTTATTTAGAGCAAGGGAAGGCTATGTATATACAAATTTATGAACAAATAAAAACAGCCGTTCTTCATAAAATCCTTGTTCCCCAAAGTAAACTCCCTTCAAAACGTCTGCTTGCCACTCAACTTGGTGTAAGTGTACATACCGTTCGTGAAGCGTATGATCAATTATTAGCGGAAGGTTATATCATGAGTCGAGAACGCTCAGGCTATTTTGTTTCAGCCTTCGAGCAAGAATGGCAGCCAGCAGCGTCGAATAAACCTAATATCGAATCTACAGAATCTTTGAATCAACAAGTATTAATCGATTTTAATTCTGGGCATGTAGATGCAACTCTTTTTCCATACCACATTTGGAAACGATTAATACGTCAACACATCGAAGAAGCGAGCTTAGTGAATAGTCCATGGCAAGGAGAGTGGACATTACGAACAGAAATCTCTAAATATGTGGGGCGTTCTCGTGGTGTACAATGTGAAGAAAGCCAAGTGTTCCTATATAGCGGCACGCAAATGCAGTTGCAGGATTTATGTCAGTTTTTCGGTTTGGATATATGTGTTGGTATGGAGGAGCCTGGATTTATTCGAGTAAAGGCTGTATTTGAAAAGTTAAGACTTAAAGTATTCCCTATTCAAGTAGATCATCATGGCGTAACCATCCCGATTGAAAAATTAGACTTATTGTACACGACACCGGCCCATCAGTTTCCACTAGGAATGATAATGCCCCTCGAAAGACGTATGGGATTATTAAAATGGGCGAATGAACAGAATAGCTTGATCATTGAAGATGATTATGATTCAGAATTTCGCTTTGACGGATTACCGATTCCGTCATTCGCACAAATCGATCAACTTCAACATGTCATTTATTTTGGGACATTTTCTAAATCTCTGATTCCTTCTATGCGTATGAGCTATATGATTCTTCCAAAATCTCTTGTTGAAGCGTTCGAAAAATTTAATAGACACCAAAAATCTACTGTTTCTCGTGTCGAGCAGCTGACAGTAGCTGATTTTATGAAAGAAGGCTATTTCGAACGACATCTTGCAAAAATGCGTACCGCCTATCGGAAAAAACATCTTACTTTATTACAAGCCATCGAAACCTATTTACCAAAGGAATTCGAAATCATCGGAGAAAATTCAGGTCTGCATATTGTACTCAAGCTGCCTCACTATTTAACAGAACAACGTGCCATCCAAAAAGCAATCGATTTAGGAATACGAATTTATCCTGCTTCTATTTCATATATAGAGGAGCCAAATACTCACATGGTGATACTTGGTTATGGAGGACTAACAAATGATGAAATAAGGGAAGGGATTTTTAAGTTAGCAGAAACATGGCTATACAACTGTCCTCTTGTCCCACATATCAGAACAAATGATAAAAGTGCTAGTCCCCGCCTCTAA
- the fdhA gene encoding formaldehyde dehydrogenase, glutathione-independent, which translates to MAGNRAVAYMGPGKVEVMDIGYPDLVLRDGPGVNPLNVGRKCDHGVILKVVTTNICGSDQHMVRGRTTAPAGLVLGHEITGEVIEVGRDVEFIKKGDLVSVPFNIACGRCRSCKERNTHICENVNPDRPGSAYGYVDMGGWVGGQSEYVMVPYADFQLLKFPDKDQAMEKIKDLTMLSDIFPTGYHGAVSAGVKPGSTVYIAGAGPVGLAAAHSAQLLGAAVVIVGDLNGERLAQARSFGCETVNLREHSDLGEQIDQILGIPEVDCAVDCVGFEASAHGANAIEAPATVLNSIMQVTRAGGRLGIPGLYVTGDPGGIDEDAKIGTLRVRLGLGWAKAHTFVTGQTPVMQYHRDLMKAILSGKAQIAKAVNATVISLDEAPMGYEEFDKGVARKYVIDPHGLVK; encoded by the coding sequence ATGGCAGGAAACAGAGCAGTAGCGTATATGGGCCCTGGTAAAGTTGAGGTAATGGACATTGGTTATCCAGATTTAGTTTTAAGAGATGGACCTGGAGTAAATCCGCTCAACGTTGGGCGAAAATGTGATCATGGTGTTATCTTAAAGGTTGTTACGACAAATATTTGTGGAAGCGACCAACATATGGTTAGGGGTAGAACAACCGCTCCAGCAGGACTTGTACTTGGGCATGAAATAACAGGAGAAGTGATCGAAGTCGGCCGCGATGTAGAATTCATCAAAAAAGGTGATCTTGTTTCTGTTCCGTTTAATATTGCCTGCGGACGATGCCGGAGCTGTAAAGAGCGCAACACTCATATATGTGAAAATGTAAATCCTGATCGTCCTGGTTCAGCCTATGGATATGTAGATATGGGTGGATGGGTTGGAGGTCAGTCTGAATATGTTATGGTGCCTTATGCTGATTTCCAATTATTGAAATTCCCTGATAAAGATCAAGCGATGGAAAAAATTAAAGATTTAACGATGCTCTCTGATATTTTTCCAACAGGCTATCATGGGGCAGTGAGCGCAGGTGTTAAACCAGGATCTACTGTTTATATTGCAGGTGCAGGTCCTGTTGGGCTAGCGGCTGCACATTCGGCACAATTATTAGGTGCCGCTGTAGTTATTGTAGGAGACTTAAATGGTGAGAGACTTGCTCAAGCTAGAAGCTTTGGCTGTGAAACGGTAAATCTTCGTGAACACTCTGATTTGGGTGAGCAAATTGACCAAATTTTAGGTATTCCTGAAGTGGATTGTGCAGTGGACTGTGTAGGTTTTGAAGCATCTGCCCATGGAGCTAATGCTATAGAAGCACCAGCAACTGTATTAAACTCCATTATGCAAGTTACACGGGCTGGTGGACGTCTTGGTATTCCTGGTCTTTATGTAACGGGTGATCCAGGTGGAATTGATGAAGATGCCAAAATTGGTACATTGAGAGTTCGGCTTGGCTTAGGATGGGCGAAGGCGCATACATTTGTAACAGGACAAACACCAGTTATGCAATACCACCGTGACTTGATGAAGGCTATTTTAAGTGGAAAAGCACAAATTGCAAAGGCAGTAAATGCCACAGTTATTTCCTTAGACGAAGCGCCAATGGGCTATGAAGAATTTGACAAAGGTGTTGCCAGAAAGTATGTTATCGATCCTCATGGACTTGTGAAATAA
- a CDS encoding vanadium-dependent haloperoxidase: MRKEYLRWTEIPYAGESKPPNNPVTPLAGSWSLIYLKRDKNGNFLDPNGWKMKLPIKHPNLINFDKELRIVQNTLENLTPTQKNIGIYYGTGVPTKQWTPVIDRLIDTYGVSPLHAGRILAAVQAAINDTMIVVWALKYPWDVARPNQYDQTMRTLLCTPRFPTYPSGHASMSGCTEVVLSYFFPKEASKLRKIADDNALSRLYAGVHFPADNNEGLRLGRYIGTAIVDYLKTQLDSDLKPIDTPYTKFLDADIFPIDYQQFIPFDFPKTCTSLVMGDESSSC, translated from the coding sequence TTGAGGAAAGAATATTTACGCTGGACAGAGATACCGTATGCAGGGGAATCGAAACCACCTAATAATCCGGTTACTCCTTTGGCTGGCTCGTGGTCACTAATTTATTTAAAGCGAGACAAAAATGGAAACTTCCTTGATCCGAACGGTTGGAAAATGAAACTCCCTATAAAACATCCCAACTTAATTAATTTCGATAAAGAGTTACGTATTGTCCAAAATACGCTAGAGAATCTTACTCCCACTCAAAAAAATATTGGTATATATTATGGAACAGGGGTCCCTACTAAACAATGGACACCGGTTATTGATCGCTTAATTGATACTTATGGAGTTAGCCCTTTGCATGCTGGAAGGATATTAGCAGCTGTACAGGCTGCTATAAATGATACAATGATCGTAGTGTGGGCTTTAAAATATCCATGGGATGTAGCAAGGCCAAACCAATATGATCAAACGATGAGAACATTGTTGTGCACTCCGCGTTTTCCAACTTATCCATCTGGTCATGCCAGCATGTCAGGATGTACAGAAGTCGTACTAAGCTATTTTTTCCCAAAAGAAGCAAGCAAACTTAGAAAAATAGCTGATGACAATGCGCTTAGTCGATTATATGCAGGAGTTCATTTTCCGGCAGATAATAACGAAGGACTAAGATTGGGAAGATATATCGGAACAGCTATAGTTGATTACCTAAAAACACAACTTGATAGTGATTTAAAACCAATTGATACACCTTATACAAAGTTCCTAGATGCAGATATTTTCCCAATAGATTACCAACAGTTTATCCCGTTTGATTTCCCAAAAACTTGTACTTCTCTTGTAATGGGAGACGAATCTAGCTCGTGTTGA
- the cyoE gene encoding heme o synthase: protein MRRQKKPTPPEQTMSNILAQTVKTGIIKSNLFPMFAGLTLALYTYQISFLEKLPEIIFALIGSILVMGAAGAFNNLYDRDIDSIMERTKNRPTVTGEIKPKTVLWLAIFMSIFGIAALSLATPLAAFLGFLGLFFYVVPYTMWSKRRTIYNTEIGSISGAMPPLIGWAAIYPDITHPAILGLFIITVIWQMPHFYAIAIRKHDEYKAAKVPMLPVVKGVKRTYIQTNIYLIILIAISFLLGSLSLGLMIVALLLSISWLILSVFGYKKMDSEKWAKSMFLFSLLHMTILFSTVIIYSLVGIIFEL, encoded by the coding sequence ATGCGAAGGCAAAAAAAACCTACCCCGCCGGAACAGACTATGTCAAATATTTTGGCACAAACCGTCAAAACCGGAATCATTAAATCAAACCTTTTCCCGATGTTTGCTGGATTAACATTGGCATTATACACTTATCAGATTAGCTTTCTAGAAAAGCTTCCTGAAATTATTTTTGCTTTAATTGGTTCCATTTTAGTTATGGGTGCCGCTGGGGCTTTTAACAATCTATATGATCGAGATATAGATTCCATAATGGAAAGGACCAAAAATAGACCAACTGTAACTGGAGAAATAAAGCCTAAAACAGTATTATGGCTTGCTATCTTCATGTCTATCTTTGGAATAGCAGCTCTATCATTAGCAACTCCTCTAGCAGCATTTCTAGGGTTTCTAGGATTGTTTTTTTATGTTGTCCCGTACACGATGTGGAGTAAAAGAAGAACCATTTATAACACGGAGATTGGAAGTATTTCTGGAGCAATGCCGCCTCTCATAGGTTGGGCTGCTATATATCCAGACATCACACATCCTGCTATTCTTGGGCTATTTATCATTACAGTTATTTGGCAAATGCCTCATTTCTATGCTATCGCGATTCGTAAGCACGATGAATATAAGGCTGCGAAGGTACCTATGCTTCCAGTAGTCAAAGGTGTTAAAAGAACATATATACAGACAAATATTTATTTAATTATTCTAATTGCGATAAGCTTCCTTTTAGGGTCTTTAAGCCTTGGCCTTATGATCGTAGCACTTCTTTTGAGCATTTCCTGGCTTATTTTAAGTGTGTTTGGCTATAAAAAGATGGATTCAGAGAAATGGGCAAAATCCATGTTCCTTTTCTCCCTTCTTCACATGACGATCCTTTTTTCCACTGTCATTATCTACTCTCTAGTGGGGATCATTTTTGAATTGTAA
- a CDS encoding MIP/aquaporin family protein encodes MERTGLFKRCVAEGIGTALLVLIGPGTAAFNGLITANNNESTTLADIGVISFAFAIVVMAMIYSIGKFSGCHINPAVTMALASTGHFPWKEVFPYLIAQCVGGVIGAFGIVMVLGIDGVLLGNLGATVLAPSTGYFQAIAIEAIAAFILMFVIMGIAVDSRAPKEWGGLVIGLTVGGIIMMFAGPTGASFNPARTFGPYVVDSLLGGNIDWIQFPIYVIGPLIGAIAAAVTYNFIASSRQLQLSSKSSHNEVVK; translated from the coding sequence ATGGAGAGAACTGGCCTGTTCAAACGATGTGTTGCTGAAGGTATTGGTACTGCATTACTAGTCCTTATTGGTCCTGGAACTGCTGCTTTTAATGGTTTGATTACGGCTAATAATAATGAGTCTACAACTTTGGCAGATATTGGCGTTATCAGTTTTGCCTTTGCGATTGTTGTTATGGCGATGATTTATTCAATTGGAAAATTTTCTGGTTGCCATATTAACCCAGCGGTTACGATGGCATTAGCTTCGACGGGTCATTTCCCTTGGAAAGAAGTATTTCCATATCTCATTGCACAATGTGTGGGTGGTGTCATTGGTGCCTTTGGAATCGTTATGGTTCTTGGCATAGACGGAGTATTATTAGGAAATTTAGGGGCCACTGTACTTGCTCCATCTACCGGTTATTTTCAGGCGATAGCAATTGAAGCCATTGCAGCATTTATTCTAATGTTCGTTATCATGGGAATTGCTGTAGACTCCAGAGCTCCTAAGGAATGGGGAGGGCTCGTAATCGGTTTAACGGTAGGAGGCATTATCATGATGTTTGCCGGCCCTACGGGAGCATCATTTAATCCCGCTAGAACCTTTGGGCCTTATGTTGTTGATAGTCTATTAGGAGGTAACATAGACTGGATACAATTCCCTATCTATGTTATCGGACCCCTAATTGGAGCGATAGCAGCCGCGGTTACTTATAATTTTATTGCAAGTTCAAGGCAGTTGCAGTTATCAAGTAAATCATCTCATAATGAAGTAGTTAAATAG